In Alkalihalobacterium alkalinitrilicum, a genomic segment contains:
- a CDS encoding SagB family peptide dehydrogenase yields MELDTFLHQLHFDTDKIFPPDWQVDWEGAPLPYKLYQEALPEIALTSEVPLTIKKRENALNPSLEELGHFLWYVYGLTQYSQSILLDGTEEKNVSFTQSLRRFVPSGGALYPNELYVYVNLDDAPKGIYHYDVAHHRLILLREGNYDFYLFRSLENGLPISDCFCTVFVSTVFWKNFYKYNNFSYRLQGLDAGVLIGQLLEVANRMGFSTRVNYQFLDQSINHLLGLSEQEESVYAVIPLSMKPSITCVDNDQKREEMVSASELCREVPVLNHVSYNRSKRVIDYPMLRKLNKASMFETTHSFVKIKKISCENPPLDREMVLFPFTDCFSYDLASVCRKRYSPDIDFMLGKVSQTQLSTLLKETFSFSYQNDIDDTQGQVETRVSLYGSFYNVEGIPNGAYSYEYGTHALRRITKGDYREFLQSGLTMPNVNLYQVPLCFHVVGEKDHLKGILGYRGYRIQQMEAGILVQRLLLVSSALGMGGHPLLGFDANQCDDLYRIRSKGKTSLIQIPVGSYRPRAWLRGSLRS; encoded by the coding sequence TTGGAGCTTGATACATTTCTTCATCAACTACATTTTGACACGGATAAAATCTTTCCACCAGATTGGCAGGTAGATTGGGAAGGTGCACCACTTCCCTATAAATTATATCAGGAGGCATTACCTGAGATCGCGCTTACTTCAGAAGTACCCTTAACAATCAAAAAGAGAGAAAATGCTCTAAACCCTAGTCTTGAAGAGCTTGGTCATTTCTTATGGTATGTTTACGGTCTTACTCAATACTCTCAATCTATTTTACTTGATGGAACCGAGGAAAAGAATGTGAGCTTTACTCAATCTTTACGGAGATTTGTTCCCTCTGGCGGTGCCTTGTATCCTAATGAATTATATGTGTATGTAAATCTGGATGACGCTCCTAAAGGAATATATCATTATGATGTAGCGCACCATCGTCTTATTTTGTTACGAGAAGGAAATTACGATTTCTACTTATTTAGAAGTCTTGAAAATGGTCTTCCTATTTCGGATTGTTTTTGCACCGTTTTTGTCTCGACCGTTTTTTGGAAAAATTTTTATAAATACAATAATTTTTCCTACAGACTCCAAGGGTTAGACGCAGGTGTATTAATTGGGCAATTATTAGAAGTAGCCAATCGAATGGGGTTCTCTACACGGGTAAATTATCAATTTCTTGATCAGTCTATTAATCATTTGCTAGGGTTATCCGAACAGGAGGAAAGTGTATATGCGGTAATCCCATTAAGTATGAAACCTTCAATTACTTGTGTTGACAACGATCAAAAAAGAGAAGAAATGGTTTCTGCATCTGAATTGTGTCGGGAAGTTCCAGTGTTGAATCATGTTTCCTATAATCGTTCAAAGAGAGTCATTGATTATCCGATGCTGAGAAAACTTAATAAAGCTTCGATGTTTGAAACAACGCATTCATTTGTGAAAATCAAGAAAATTAGTTGTGAGAATCCTCCATTAGATAGGGAGATGGTATTGTTTCCATTTACGGACTGTTTTTCGTACGACCTCGCATCTGTTTGTAGGAAGCGGTATTCTCCCGATATTGATTTTATGTTAGGAAAAGTAAGCCAAACACAATTATCTACTCTTTTAAAAGAGACATTTTCTTTCTCGTATCAAAATGACATTGACGATACACAGGGCCAAGTTGAGACTCGTGTTTCTTTATATGGCAGTTTTTATAATGTAGAGGGAATTCCTAATGGTGCCTATTCTTATGAATATGGCACTCATGCACTTCGGAGAATAACAAAGGGGGATTACCGGGAGTTTTTACAATCTGGTTTAACCATGCCGAATGTAAATTTGTATCAAGTTCCACTCTGTTTTCATGTGGTTGGAGAAAAGGATCATCTCAAAGGGATATTAGGGTATAGAGGATATCGTATTCAACAGATGGAAGCGGGCATTCTTGTGCAACGGCTGCTCTTAGTGTCGAGTGCTTTAGGAATGGGGGGGCATCCGTTGTTAGGATTCGATGCGAACCAATGTGATGATCTCTATAGGATCAGATCGAAAGGAAAAACAAGCTTGATCCAAATTCCCGTCGGTTCATACCGTCCACGTGCCTGGTTAAGAGGGAGTTTACGTAGCTAA